A window of Canis aureus isolate CA01 chromosome 28, VMU_Caureus_v.1.0, whole genome shotgun sequence genomic DNA:
AATGTAAAAGCCCTATAATTTTAGTATATGAAGAAGGCCTTGATAAGCTCGTCAATTACAATGAAATTTCTCAttctagtttttgtatttgaagtTATAATGAATTATTGAGGTTTTTATGATTCTAATAGCTTATAGCATACCAGGTATCTTGGTAAATAGTGTTTGTGCAGATTAtctcattattttctcattttagaagACATTGTGATGGAGACAGTAATTAGTCCAAAAATCAGTTAGTAAGTGGTGGAGTTAGGGATTTGAACTTGGGCTGAACTCTGCAAAGCCTGTGCTCCCAAGTATACTGCACTTGCCCCTTCTGTTTAAAACAGTGAACATAAAATGGCCAACTGTTAACCTGTCTGTTCCACATATTCTAGTGAATTCCTGTGTTTTATAAGTGACTAGTtcagtttcttctgtttttgctcCGTGTGGCAAGttttttatcctttaaatatttttatggtttccccAAAGTCTTCTTTGAGGCTTTCAAAAATCCATTGACTCTTCCTATAGgttcttttgtaaaatttatcTTATCACATGTCAGTTTCAGTGACTCTGCTCCTGATAGTTACTGtgtaacttctctgagctttagtaTTCTTATCTGTAAACTGGAGTAACAATATTTACCTCTCAGGATGGTTGTGTGAAGGAATTGAAATAATGCCATCAAACCCTGTAGAAGCAGCACAACTATAGTTGTACTTCATTTGAAAGTGCATGAAAAATGTCAGAGGCAAAGCATAGTTAAAATAAACCataactttttacttttattttttcctaattgtaGCAAAACAGGTGCCTTCCAGTAATGAAAGTTCacttgccaatttttttttgttgttgtggacTTTTGATGATTTGTTTGAGAATTGCTCAGTAGCAGTTTACATCATTTATGTAACTTATTTATGTCAGCCAAGTTTATGTCAGTGGAAGAGTAATGATCAAAGATCCAGGTTTAGATATTTCAATTTGCAAAAGTTAAATGTCAAAGGCATGAGAGTGATTTGTGCAACTTTATGACAGTCAGGTTTTCAAGTATGTGAATTCAGCTGGGTTACTCATgcattaatttattctttcatttaccaTTTGTACCTAACTCCTGGGTGCCCAGCACTCTGTAGAGATAAATAAGTTGAGGCCCCTGCCCCTGTTACCTAAAAGATCCCTTTTAATGAAGCTACAACTTCTGTGATTCCATGGGAGactaaaattgttatttttacaaGGGAGCTAATATGCCGCTTCTAGCATTTTGCTTGAATCAGAATTAAAAGGACTATTTTATATCTGAGGAACTATCAAACACTCATTCTGATGTCCTCTaagacaggaggaggaagagaaactcATAGAGTAGAATGCGTATATCAGAATCTACAATGTACCTTTTGTTCTTTCTGCTTTTGGAAATTGCTATTTAGGTCACCAACTATTTTGTTGTTGGCTAATTTATGGACGCTTTTCGTTCTTACCTCTCAGTTTTCTTTAACTCatgtcattctctttttaaaaagagttcagaaaagtttattaaatgaagaaccgagagggagaaagacagaaaaagagaaagttagAAAGACACCAtcactggagagagagaggaggggggcccGGCGGCACACAGaactttttcctcccttctgtGCACCATCGTGTCGCTTCTCCTACAGTCCAGCCAGCTTTTCTCTTTCGTCAGTCATTGCCAGCCATTAACATTGCCCAAGGTTGGGATTTTCACCCTTTACTTGggttttaaatttgtatttgtaGTTTCTCCTCCAGATCATTAGGATTTTGTGATCAGACCTGTCATGTTTATTCCAATGACTCTCCCTTCCTTTCATCGAAACTTCCATTCCCCACTGCTAGTAGACCTCTTTAAACTCAAAACAAGCatattgttggggtgcctgggtggtgcagtcacttaaacatctgattcttggttttggctcagatacTGATCTCGGGTTTCTGAGATCCAGCCTtgcaccaggctccatgctcaacatggagtttgcttgagattccctttccttctccctctgcccctcctgcttgtactctttttctttctttacaacaaaacaaaacaaaaaccccaaacataTTGCCACTTTACAAAAATTGAGAATGCTGAAAATTGTGAAGAGGAAAATTAAACCATAATAAACTTTAAATGCATAATTTGATTTTAGTATTCTCCACAATATACAGGCAATATCTGTATTACTTGTAAATGCAGAGTAACCATTATTGGTggttctcttaaaataaaaagaaaacaggattcCTTCAGGCCATACTTTGCCAAGACCTACTATCCAGACATACTGTTTCACTTGGAAGCATACCACTATTAACAaagttgatttttgttgtttatctATTAGTAGACAGTATAGCAGTGGTCTAGAGATGTTCCGTTGTACCTTTGGCTTAGCTCTtttttgtaagaaagaaaataaaacaaaaaaatttagttATCTGTACAAAAACCTGCACTAATATACTCAAATGAGCAATGAATACAAATATCTTTCCCTATTACAACAGTAGCAGTGGTCACTGCCACTCATTATGCCCATATATGCTTTATGCTTAACCCTACAAGGCAGATATGGAGGAAACAAGACACAAAGGAGTTAAATATttatccaagatcacacaggTAATAAATGGTAGGGTCAAGGTTTCTCTGATGAAGCAACCTGGGAATTTAACTTTTCACTGCATAGCATGGCACGTATGATCCAGTTGTCACCAGCAGGTCAGTCCCAAGGAGCACAGGCATTTTATTCTGTTCATGGCTGTAACTCAAGTGCCTACCGGGTGTGTAGAATATTGTAGATCctctaaaaatatttgtagagctaattcatttaattgatttctaGTATTCCTGTATCTTCCTTATTTCAGAAAGGAGTTATCTATTGTTGAGTAACAAGTCACTCCCAAGCTTAGTGGCTTAAACCACAACTATTTATTGGTCTGTGATTCTCTAATTTGGGCAAGGCTGAGCAGGGATGGCTCATCTCTGCTCCACACTGCATCAGATGGGAAGTTTGCTGAGACCAGACCAAGATGGACCCTGCTTGTCCAGTGCCTCTTTCCACATAGACttattcttatgtatttttatgtattcttatgtattatttcttaagtATTCCTATTCTTATGTGGTTTCTGGATCCCCAAAAGCAGACTCAGAAAGTCCCAGCCTTCCTAAACTAGCACAGTGTCACTTCTGCGGAAGCAAAATATAAGGCCAGCCCACATTCTGGGGGGGCAGGAGTCAACTGGATTCCACCTCGAATGGGACAAATGGCATGTGTTTAGCAGGAGGGGAGGTATTACTGATAGCTGTCTTTGGAGACTATCAACCATAGgagatgaatgaaaattattCAACTTTAAGTTTGTGATGAAGTCTTATCACCTGAGATCCTTGAAGAAgggaactttaatttttaaaactaaaaggaaaacctaaaaaacaaaaaaacccaacccagaTTAAAAGCCTGACATAATGGATGGTAAGGGCCATACATAATGCCAAGGCTTTGCTACCATTTTTACAAAGTGCTTTACCATGTATGCTCTCTGtagacaatttttattttgtttttcagttactGAAAAACTATTATAAGTGGAGAGCAGAATGTCCAGAAATAAGCGCAGATCTATGTCCCAGAAGTATTCTTGGTCTTCTGAAGGCTGGTTACCTTGGAGTCCTGAGAGCCAGAGATCCCACTGGCAGCAAAGTTCTTATTTACAGAATTGGTAAGCCATATACAgcactattttcctttttctctcttttttcttgaccGCCATGTTGAAAAGCTTCCACGAGTCCATATTTAAGAATTTTGCTTTTTAGGTTTTAATTGAGGCTTACTTTAGACTGCAATGTCCCTCAACTATAACAAAACTGGCAATCGTGAGAAaattagaaaccaaaaaaatcttacttccaTTTTTCCACACAGTCAACTGTATAaactaagagagaaagaaaacagataaatatgAGGAAAAGGTGAAAAAGATCAAGGTAGAGTGTTTAGAGAATGCTTAGTTGGAAATCCACATAAGAACTCTGAACTGTAAGAACACAAGCTCTGCAAGAGCATGGATTTTGTCTGTTCTGTTATTCATTGTAGCTAACACTGAAACCAGGACCTAGTACATGGtaggtatttattaaatatttttggagtGAATGGCTAGTTGGATACCACTCAGGGCTGAGGAGCTCGTTCCCTGGGAAAGGGGGAGGTCCGGGGGAAAGCAGCATCCCTGGGGTGTTGAAGACACTATATTCCACATACCCCTCTTGTCACAGCATCCCCTTTGCACTGTGAGATCTTCCTAGTCTTTCCTGTAGACTGGCGACTGGCCCTTTCTTAGACCTGTGTATGATTAAAAATGGGGTGTAACAAAGGACTCACACTGCTGCCAGCATCCTCTCGTGGCCCAGGTGAAAGGACAAAGATAACCAACGTTTTACGAGGAGAATCTTATGAATTATAATCTTACATAAACTTTTATACCCATAAATATTCAAGGGAACTTTAGAATAGTTATAGATTTGCTTTTCCTACTTGATTATAGATAAGATACCTGCCTGTAAACTCAGCTGTTTATGATCTTGCAAGAAGGCACTGCATTTAATTCTTTAGGGTATCAGAAGTAGACCGATTccgttttttttttgcttcagctTATGTGTCAAATACAATTGGGCCAGTCATGAAGTCACCGTCCATAAACAGACATCCCAATGTCTGCCTTGTCCTTTTAGGAAGATGAATGAAGATCCCTGAGTTCTTTAGGGATAGAGGTGCCACAGTGAAGATAGTATCTATGTTTTATGTAGCAAGTAAACATATATTGTATGAAAATATGGTATGTCCagtttgaatttgaatttcagataaacaggaTATAATAAGTGTGCCCCATGCATACTAAAAAGTTATTTGTGGTTTACCTGGAATTCACCTTTAACAGGATGTCTTATATTTTATCTAGCAATGCTACTTAAAGGCACAGGAACATAATACTGAAACCTGtattaatgggggggggggggggactctttCCTGCAAGTGTCCTGGCTCTGTACTGCCTGGTGGGAGTTTTTTCACGTTTGTTCATAAATTACCTGGGGCAACTTACGAATTAAAAATGACACCTTTCTAGTGAAAAAGCAAATATGCTACTTTGATCATAAATACCTTAaaactggggacacctggctggctcatttggtggagtgtgtgactcttgatctcggggttgtgagttcgagcgccatgttgggtatagacatagtttaaaaataaaagctttataaatacatacatacataccataaCACTGAGTTCATACTGTTCTATTGCTTAGAGAGAGGGTTTCTTGTGGTACATTAACATTTAAGTACACTGTTTAgctaaaagagattttttttagtaagtattttatttatttatccatgagagacaaaaagaggcagagacataggaagagggagaagcaggctctgcctggggagcccgacgtgggactcgatcccaggaccccgggatcatgacctgagccaaaggcagacgcttaaccactgagccacccaggtgcccctaaaagagattttaaaatcaggaaaacatGAAGATATAGTGATGGTCAGAATAGAAGAGCATGCAGCAAATTTCCTGTGTGTTATGTAGAATAAGATGTTTTATTCTGCggtgaaaaggaaaaactgagaagCAGTTTAGgagtaaaatgaaagaagaggataAAGATTTATAAATTACCTAATATAATTGAATTAATGGGAGaaactaaaaaaggaaatctgtggTAGAGGTTTTCAGTAGAACATTAGCATAATCACTTTTCCCTAGGTACCATCTCTGCAGTGAAAGCAGTGAGAAAATGCAGTCCATCAGGGCAATACAAGGTGAAACTCAGTTTTTGCCATTATTAGCCTACAAACCAGAGGATATAATTGTATGCCTCTTGGGACTACTATCCTGcagtagcaaaaataaaatgtaacaacaaGTATTAAGCTTTGACCTACAGGACATCGCCCAGTCTGGAATTGCAGCTCTACTACGTTCTAGCTACATGGGAAGCTACGTACCTGTAACCCCACCTTTTCATCTGTCAGAGGCACAGTAAAAAAGTATCTCACGGGGTTGCTGTGAGCATTAAATCTTGTAATatacggacgcctgggtgggtcagtggttgagcatctgccttcagctcagggcgtgatcccggggtcctaggatcgagtcccacatccacgcagggagcctgattctccctctgcctgtgtctctgcctctctccttgtctttcatgaataaataaataaataaatagaatcttaaaaaaaaaaactcgcaatatatatgaaatataattagGACATTACCTgacatataaaaacaataaatgttaaatagatGCTGGAAAGGGAATtaagacatatttttcttttgccttaaaGGAGCTTATTAGTTAGAGTCCAGAGCAGCGCTATCCAGTAGAATTTTCTATGATGATGAAATTGTTCTACAATAGtcactagtcacatgtggctattgagcacttgaaatgtggctttGGCAactaagaaattgaatttttaattttacttaatgtGAATTAGTTTACATTTAAATAGCCACTTGTGGCTAATGGCTACCCTACTGGATGGCACAGGTTTAGACAACTCTGTTGGTGAGCTCAGAAATTTATGCCAGTAACTATTTTCTTAACTGCAGGCTTTTAATCATTCAGCTCACATTTTTTACCATTGTGGCTTTCTGCCAGTGTCTAAAGTAGTATAGTATATTTGAGCTGGGTTATCCATGAAATGATTACTCAAATTCTTACCAGGCAACTGAGACTCTTAAAAAGCAAAGCGCAATCCCATTGTGCCTTTTTGGGAATACTTCTGATTGtctctattttcaaaaatttccttGCTAGTAGACACTCCCCATCAACATTTAAATCTATTACGTGTCAGCCatccaaaaacaaagcaaaaactcCTCCTCAATCCCACAAgatcctccagcctccagcctagCCATCTCTCTACTCCTCATTCTCAGCCAAACATCTCTAATTATTGATATTCACCATCCATATTTTCACAGTTCCTCTTAATCCACGTTGGCCTATTTTCACTCCCTCTTCTATGCTGAAATCATCAGTGACCTTCTTTTCACCAAATCTAATGGACATAGTTAGTTCTGTTTTACTTGATCTCTCAACACAGCAAACCACTTCCCGTTTCTTGAGATATCCTCTTCCCTTGGCTTTTCTGATGCCACATTCTCCTGATGTTTTCCTGACTTTAACTGGCTACTCTTTCTGAGTCTCCTCTGCCGGCACCAGTTGTTTTACTACcttttaaattctgattttctttagaaaattggcctcagcttcctcttcttaTGCAACTTTCTACATAGACCTAAGATGATCCCCGTCACAGGCTGTCATGAAAGTACAAACTCTCAGATTTCTGTCTTCACTCCACTATCTCCTCCTGTCCCCAGGGGTCCAAACAAGCATCTCCATATTCCAACTGTGTCCAATAGGATGGCTCTCACTCACCATTTTTACATGTCCAAAACTACTTATGATCTTTTCCTCCCAAAACATTTCTCTTCCACTGTTTCCAATCTCAGTAAATGGTACCACCATTCTACCCAGTTGTCCAAGCCAGACACTTTGGTATTTTGAAACTTTACCATTAATCATGaatcttcccccccaccccttttcaTTTGTCTCCTTAGGCACTCCACGGAACCTTCAGTATGaagacttggattttttttcagccTTGGAACATTTTTCTCTACTGTTactcctcttttccctcttccctatTCTCTGCATTATTATCTTCCAGAACTCTAATTAGTTGGATGTTGAAACTTCTGGAGCCAGCTGCATGTCTCTAGCTGCATGAGTCTTTTGATGCATACATTTCAACATGTGGGTCTTTTCAGAGAACTCCTCAGCTTGGTATTCCAAACCATTATCCACCCACTGATTGTCTTTTCTGCCATTTGTCCCATCAACTGAGATTTGCTTTgaattatctttttgttgtttccaAGATCTCaactaattctttcaaataataaataacctGTTCTTATAATAATAACCTTCATTACCCTTTTGTTCCCTCACTGaaactgttttgctttttaacgTTTCTTGCTCTATTAACCGTTGGTTTTAGTGCTTTTGTCTATTGAGTGTGGGtcccctcttctttttatttttagaaatgttgtAATGCTTAGTGGATGTGTATCTTTCAAGATCACCTGTTTGCCTATCCATTACTGTCATTCTGCTTGCCCTGGCCTGCCCagggatggtgggggaggggaggacaagAATGTTGGTAATTCTTCATTGTTTCCCCTGGGTGTGGGCAGCTACTGGAGTGCTTCCCTGGCTCTTTTCCAAAGCCCACACTTACTCTTCTGGTCTGTACAGACCTGACAGCTATGTGCTGTTGCCACTGAGGCGTGTTTGACACATCAGCCTGTCAGTCTGCTCTTCATCCATTTCCCTTTAGCAACCTCCGGTTAGTGTAAGGCCCTCTTTATAATGCTTTATCATGCAAAAGCCATTGCTTTTCCCATTTCCAAAACCTCGGAGCTGGGAGCATAGCTAGGGGTATTTTCATCTTCAGCCACAACCCCTCTCCTGCTTATTTTGGGCTATAGTTTCATCTGGCACTCAAATCCAGCCTGCATTCATTCTCTTCTCCcctatgcttttaaaaatctgttctttgcTAGGGATCTGAGGATGGGGGGAAAAACAGGAACATGTTTTTGGACCACCAATTTGATCCTTTATTCAATCCATGATCTTGACATGTTTCTATTTCTACTGATCTTTTAAGTCTCAAAAGAATTAGTTTCCTTTTGTAAATCTTCCTGAGTCTTTACATTATGCTGAGatgtgctatttttaaattttttttagcacAATGGGACCCAAAAGTTTTCACAGCTTATGATGTTTTTCGTGTAAGTCTAATCACATCCGAGCTTATTGTACAGGAGGTAGAAACGCAACGGAATGGTATCAAGGCTGTCTTTGATCTAGAAGGCTGGCAGTTTTCTCATGCTTTTCAAATTACCCCATCTGTAGCCAAGAAGATTGCTGCTGTTCTTACAGTAAgtgtatattttaaatccttGGGATACTAACTCCAAATAATAGATTTGAATTTAGTTAAATGTTCAACAAAGCAACAGGATAGaacatttattagaaaattaaataacttttaaatgatACATAGAATTCAATAATGCTAAGAGGAAATAAAGTGTTATTAATTCACAAAAGTGTTGCAAGAAACTGTAAATATGTTCAAAATTAGTAACCATTTGAACAATAATATGAtagctttctctttctgatgTTAAAATTTTCTTCCTAAATCAAAAGATTGTCTCAAAACAATATTTATAGCAATGGTATAACAAAATGTTACATTCTTGGTAGGTATAAGTTGATACAgttctttcagaaattaaaagGTTTTTAAGATGGCCATCATCTTTGATATAGTAATTATACTTTTGGGGACCTAGCCAAGGAATTTTCTGAAATATGGTAAAGActtcatatataataataatagtagtttaCCCTGTATCAGGTACTTTGCTAAGTATCTCAAGTGCATTACCATTTAATGGCCAAACAATCCTATggctattatttttcccattttacaggttaaTTAACTATGTCAGAGGGGTGACATAGGAATGCTCAGGCATACACATTTTGTCAGCAGTGAAGTAAGAAGTCCAGTTTAGGTCATCTGAATATGAGTTGTGTTTACAACCACCATTGCCTTCTATAAATATAGTTACTATAGCATCAATTTTCATAAGTGAAAATTAGGAATAGCTTATTTGTCTAGAAACAGGGAAATGGTTAAATTATGGCAAATCCATTTGATAGATTATTGCAACAATATGATATGTACAAAAACTGTATTATGTCAGTGAAGCAAATGGTGCAAATTACTTAGGGAGCATATTGgcaattatgtttaaaataaaattattcatagaAAGAACCTGGAAGGAAAAGCTCCAAATTGATAACACATCTGTAAAAGCCatgcatggggaaaaaaaaagaattttgcatgTGAAGATCTTGGTGGGAGAAATCTCTGTGTTAACACATTTTGGGTAGGAAAACtattgaagtgtttttttttaaattcttaactttttaaattttctaaataaaccTATCTTACTTTGATATGAAAAATTTACACCTGTGTCAAAAGTTTAAAAGTGTGTTTACTATTCCTTCAACTTCACTgaaattttgtttctcaaaataaaaatgagggtaAAATGGTTAAGTATAAAATATCCAAATGACTcattggttccttgaaagaacaTTTATACATAATTGGGGAAAATACTTTCCATGTCTTACTTACAAAAGATGCAGGTCTTTTTTATAAAACTTTGCCTAAGCTATAAGGTGAAACCTTTTTTAGAGATCTTTACTTAATCTAGTGACTATGAACTGTAAAGCAGACTATTTTGTTCTTGGAGTAagtaattctgaaaataaaatcccACTTTAGGTACTGCACTAAGTATAGCAGGTGTTCAGAAAAGGAACTGGTCAATAGGAATATTTGTTGATCTATGCTTTGTTCTTAATactgtctttattttcaaaaggatTCCTTCCCATTAAAAGTTCGTGGTATCCATTTGATAAATGAGCCGATAATTTTCCATGCTGTCTTTTCCATGATTAAACCATTCCTGACTGAAAAAATTAAGGAACGGGTGAGTAAAACCTATTCAAGTCACTATTCTTCTGTCCCAAATGTCCCAATACTTTTTTACTTACGGATTGCATTATTACCTCCTCTCCCCACAATTAACCCAATGTTTTGAGTACCTAACaaaccatttttataaattaaaatttctttttaattttgaaaaatcaagatAGGCTGTGGGGAAATAGCCTCTCATTCACTGAAGTGGGAGTGAAAACCGGCTATTCCCTATAGAGGGCAGTGTGGTAATAGTTATCAAAATCGCAGCCTTTGCACATCTGGGATTTTATCCCACCAATGTACCAGCACATAAACAAAATTACATATACAAGAGGATTCATTGCAGCAAAAGATTGGAAACCACCAAGTGTTCATCATTAGGGAACTGATTAAATAAACAGATACATCAACACAATGGAATACAATAAGATTTTCATGAtgtaaagtgaaatttaaaaatgaagagtagtttttttttgtctgacatcttttgggaaaaaaaggaaagaaatcagaatctctagTTATATTTGCATTAAAAGGGTATATAAGAAAGTGACCTAACTATATGTAATAGAATAGAGGTATGGATGGGGTGGATGAGGTTTGAATAGGGACCAAGGCATCTCATTATGtatc
This region includes:
- the TTPA gene encoding alpha-tocopherol transfer protein, whose amino-acid sequence is MAETRPGPAAGLAAGLALSALPDHCPLLQPSLAELRRRARAAGAPRSPLPLTDAFLLRFLRARDFDLELAWRLLKNYYKWRAECPEISADLCPRSILGLLKAGYLGVLRARDPTGSKVLIYRIAQWDPKVFTAYDVFRVSLITSELIVQEVETQRNGIKAVFDLEGWQFSHAFQITPSVAKKIAAVLTDSFPLKVRGIHLINEPIIFHAVFSMIKPFLTEKIKERIHMHGNNYKQSLLQHFPDILPLEYGGAEFSMEDICQEWTNFIMKSENYLSSISQISE